One region of Fragaria vesca subsp. vesca linkage group LG4, FraVesHawaii_1.0, whole genome shotgun sequence genomic DNA includes:
- the LOC101315231 gene encoding DNA repair protein XRCC3 homolog encodes MNPSKLLPTETLTLGCPILDGYLGGGIPCNSLTELIAESSCGKTQFCLQLTLFAQLPPSHGGLSASSLFLHSEFPFPFRRLRHLSGSFRSSHSDLIFTNPCDDVYVRPVNDARQLLDLMPKIETLVAGGKTRLPVRLIVIDSIAALFRSEFGNNPSDLKRRSFLFFKISGMLRRLASKYGVAVVVTNQVVDFMGEVEGINGVRVGNLRSLYSSGRRVCPALGLAWSNCVNSRLFLSRNEEIVGRENGEMSRHTKRRLDVVFAPHLPPSSCEFVITEYGVFGVDR; translated from the coding sequence ATGAACCCCTCAAAGCTCCTCCCCACCGAGACTCTAACCCTGGGCTGTCCAATCCTCGACGGCTACCTCGGCGGCGGCATCCCCTGCAACTCCCTCACGGAGCTCATCGCCGAAAGCAGCTGCGGCAAGACCCAATTCTGCCTCCAGCTCACTCTCTTCGCCCAGCTCCCTCCTTCCCACGGCGGCCTCTCCGCCTCCTCTCTTTTCCTCCACTCCGAATTCCCTTTCCCCTTCCGCCGCCTCCGCCATCTCTCCGGTTCCTTCCGCTCCTCACACTCCGATCTCATCTTCACCAACCCTTGCGACGACGTATACGTCAGACCTGTAAATGATGCACGCCAACTGCTCGACTTAATGCCCAAGATAGAGACGCTTGTCGCCGGCGGGAAAACCCGGCTGCCGGTGAGGTTGATTGTGATTGATTCCATTGCCGCATTGTTTCGGAGCGAGTTTGGGAACAATCCCTCGGATCTTAAGAGGAGGTCTTTCTTGTTTTTCAAGATTTCCGGGATGTTGAGACGGTTGGCGAGCAAGTATGGAGTGGCGGTGGTGGTGACCAACCAGGTGGTTGATTTTATGGGGGAAGTGGAGGGGATAAATGGAGTGAGAGTTGGGAATTTGAGGTCATTGTATTCGTCTGGGAGACGGGTTTGTCCTGCTTTGGGATTGGCGTGGTCGAATTGCGTGAATTCGAGGCTGTTCTTGTCTAGAAATGAGGAAATTGTTGGGAGGGAAAATGGTGAGATGAGCAGGCATACAAAGAGGCGACTTGATGTTGTTTTTGCTCCTCATTTGCCACCATCGTCGTGTGAGTTTGTCATCACAGAGTATGGGGTGTTTGGAGTTGACAGATAA